A genomic window from Lactobacillus sp. ESL0677 includes:
- a CDS encoding PTS sugar transporter subunit IIA, protein MVEKELVLISHGTMAEGLKASAELIMGEQEHLHTVCLLPDEGPEDFKKKFIAEIAGMNLEDVTVFADLMGGTPANVVSQMIMGGQSIQLISGMNLPLVIEWLNSQMNGNESDYITAGKAGMVNITQMLANMKK, encoded by the coding sequence ATGGTAGAAAAAGAATTAGTTTTGATCAGTCACGGGACAATGGCTGAAGGCTTAAAAGCCAGTGCTGAATTAATCATGGGTGAACAAGAGCATTTACATACAGTGTGCTTGTTGCCTGATGAAGGTCCAGAAGACTTTAAGAAAAAGTTTATCGCTGAAATCGCTGGCATGAACCTTGAAGATGTGACAGTTTTTGCCGATTTAATGGGCGGTACTCCAGCTAACGTTGTTAGTCAGATGATTATGGGTGGTCAATCAATCCAATTAATTTCGGGGATGAACTTGCCGCTGGTAATTGAATGGCTTAACAGTCAAATGAATGGTAACGAATCTGATTATATTACTGCTGGCAAGGCAGGGATGGTTAACATTACCCAAATGCTGGCAAACATGAAGAAGTAA